In Phacochoerus africanus isolate WHEZ1 chromosome 1, ROS_Pafr_v1, whole genome shotgun sequence, the following are encoded in one genomic region:
- the LOC125110549 gene encoding IQ domain-containing protein F5-like, which produces MTCWREPAGGALELESSMKRGQSLSLLQPAGEVCREGCASQPPPPVKKPPPDNHLKAVKIQAWWRGTLVRRTLLHAALRASIIQYWWKQKLAELLEKRRRAALEYYARQNWAAVRLQSWVRMWRVHLRYCRLLNAARIIQVYWRWHNCHTRGFFRGSYEITASQLRLELEIFLGSQVCRITDCIPFPIKN; this is translated from the exons ATGACGTGCTGGAGGGAGCCAGCAGGTGGTGCATTGGAGCTGGAGTCAAGCATGAAAAGAGGGCAAAGCCTGAGCCTTCTTCAGCCTGCGGGCGAGGTCTGCAGGGAGGGCTGTGCATCCCAG cccccacccccagtgaaaAAGCCACCCCCTGACAATCACTTGAAAGCAGTAAAGATCCAGGCCTGGTGGCGGGGCACCTTGGTTCGTAGGACGCTGCTGCATGCTGCACTAAGAGCGAGTATCATTCAGTACTGGTGGAAGCAGAAGCTGGCAGAGCTGCTGGAGAAGAGACGGCGGGCTGCACTGGAGTATTATGCCCGGCAAAACTGGGCAGCAGTCAGACTCCAGTCTTGGGTCCGCATGTGGCGTGTCCACCTTCGTTACTGCCGTTTGCTTAATGCTGCCCGCATCATCCAGGTCTACTGGCGCTGGCATAATTGCCATACCCGTGGCTTTTTCAGGGGCAGCTATGAAATCACAGCAAGCCAGCTAAGACTTGAGCTTGAGATCTTTCTGGGGTCACAGGTCTGTCGGATTACAGACTGCATCCCCTTCCCAATAAAGAATTGA